The genomic stretch AGCAAGAACTGCGATCCAGCTCGATAATTCCGATCGAACAGGCGAACCCGATCCCGCGGCGATCTCCGATCCACTGATTCGGCCGGCGCAGGGATGCTGTCGGTGCGCGAGGCGACGGGCCACATGCACGGTGGCCCGACTCGCTCGGCCGCCGTCGCTTTCCGCCGCGGTGCAATGCAACCTCTGAGAGACTCTGACTCACCATCCTCCCTAGTCTCATGGGATGGGACTGCTGCCACGCGCTCTGCTCGCCGACTGGTGGGGCCCTGTGGTGGTGGGACTGCTGCCGTACCGGCGCGGCCAGCAGCGGCCACGTCGCTGCCCCGATTTAAAGCTCGGGAGGGAGATCCCGCCCCGCCAGCTTTTGGCCCAAAATGAATGCGAGCTTGGAATAATAAATGCGAGATATTCCATTTTTATTACTAATATTTATATCTATATAAGACGTGCATGTATTTCAAGATTTATgaatattattatttttatcaaCAATTACGTAAtaagtttttaaaaaaatcgtTTGGTTGACATTCAAAACTACTACTTATTATTGTGATTTTATTGCTACAAGCATTGCACTCCATGTCAAGTCGATTCACACTTCTTTTTAAAGGAAAAGTCAATCCacactttatatatatatttttggaatagagggagtatCAAGGTTAACGGATGGGCTTGCAAATATGAAGCAACCTATAGTGTGTAGTAGCACTTGGTTTAGACAAATCAGTACAAGTCATACTAGGCTATGGAACCCTAAATACATCTTAGCTACCCCTGATAGAGCCACGGAAGCTTCTTGCGAGAAATAATGCTCGGGCACACGTCAAGACTCTGGAGATAAATGTGGACGTCACTACCAGTGGAGCGCGCGAAAATAAAGGTGACAGAGAGATCGTCAGCTAGCTGCCTAGCTGTATTCCATGAACGTTCACTTCAGAAACTGGATATTTTGTTCCGTTTTCTTCTTCTGGGCATCACCAATTAATTTGCATGTGTTTGGGATCGTTGACACGGCAACAGAAGAGCCCAAGCTAAAGAATGGTATTAGCCCAACAGTCACTTTGATAGCGACATTTGCTTGGACGGGTCGGATTATTTGCGGTTGATTCGTACTGCTCCTACCATGGATCCCTGATTGCTTGCAGATGAATCCCTCTACAAACTTTGGTTGTGGTTAAGTACGTTGTGGAAATATAATAGATAAAAATATTGCTGCGCCTCTTGTTTTGTTTCTTCACGGCATTTAGCAGCGAAATTTTCAGCTATATATGTCATATGTGCAGCTGTCAGAGTGACTGTGCAAGGAACGGCTCCTATGAGGCTATGTGCACCCAATTTCTTTACAAAAAAAATACCAGAAATATATAAGAAGAGGTGAAAACCAGCAGTTGATGTGTATTTTGAGCATATTGTCGGTCAAGTCCAAACAAAATATCAACATCTGTTGTTCGCAGTTTGTTTTTAAATGCCAATATCGAGAACATACAAGTTGGCCATGATTGAAAACATTCCAAGAATTCGGCAtttaaaaatcttttttttcctacttTTCTATATCATACCACAATTCGGAAGTTGGTATATTTTGAGCATGTATTGTCCATCAAGTCCAAACTAAAATGTCAACATCTGGTATTagttgatatttttttttaaaaaaaataaatgccaATATCTACACAAGCTGGCCATGAATTAAAACCTTCAAATTAAAGAAACCAGCATTTTAAGCCTTCAAAGAAACTAGCATTTCATATAAATATTTCACTGAAAATTAGTGGCTACTATATAATAATTACCAGTAGTaccaaactttttttttgcggATACCAGTAGTACCAAACTAACACATAATTTTTTTGTAGAGTTTTGTCTGGAAGCTTCCAGTTTTCATTCGACGGTAATGCGCAGGTAACATTCAATAACCATGCACGTTCCGCATGTAAGGTTATCATCACACATTAGTTTGATTAGCACTACTATCTAGTTTTCTTTTGACCAGAAAGCGCTTTACGTGCGATCTTTCCACTTGAACTCGGTGTGCATGTATGTGTTGAGAATTACCACGATCTATTCCGTGAAGAACAGGCTAGCTAGCTGTCCATACAGTGACTGCACCGGAAAGCAATGGTTCTGGAGTCCGGACCCAAAGCGCATGGAGCGCGCGTACAAGTGCATCACTATCTACCAGTTCTTCGACAGCGAGGCAGGCGATCCAGGTCACCCGTCCACGTCGGACGCCCGTCGCGACATGTGGAATTTCCGCGTCGGCATACAAGCTTACAGCGATCGACCTCGCTAGCTAGCTCTACGCCTAGCTACGTCGCGCAACCGGCCGGGACTGCGACGAGCACGACGCGCATATCGTTCTCGATCGGGGCCGGGGGGTCCGGCCCGTCGCGCCAAGTCATGGCGtcacggaggaggagaagatcgagCACAAAACTTGACGCGAAAATGGGCAGGCACGCCGAGAAGGCCAGGCCATCTAAAGCCATGCACGGCTACGTTTCGTCAGCTTCCATCCGGATCCTTTAACTAGGTGCCGATGCTCGAAGCGAACCCCCACCTGACCCACCCACCCCCAGTGTACGTACgtgcggcaggcaggcaggccgtGCCATTTTCGCCGCCATGATCCCGGGAGTGTCCCCGCCCGCCCTATTTTGGCCTCGACCGCCAGGCACCGAACAAAAGGCGCGCTAGCCGGGAAGGGTAGCCCCTCCACAAGGAAGGAAACAAATGAAGCAACGTGCGCGGGGGGTTCCCAAATTTCTCGTGGCCGTTTTGTCCGTGCCCGAAGGAAAAACCGACCGGGCGTGTCGATTAGCGGAACGGTCTGTAGGCTTGTAGCGCAGCTCAGATACAGCGACCTCGAACTTGACCTTTAATGCGAGGAGAAAGTCGCGTGACCTCGatcggccggcgccggccaggCCGGCGGACACgtcgacggcgcggcgcggccacgTGCCCGCGGGGCCGGCCGTCGCTCGACCGCTGCTAGTAGGTGTAGTGGTTTACAACTGGTGAGAGAGGGAGGTTCTGAGGTGTCAGTCAGCGGTGAGCCTGTCCCTTGAGGCTCTTGGCCTCTTGGGGCATGGCGCTCTGCTCACCTCACCCGGAAGAATTTCGCAGCTGGCATGGCGTGGGGAGTTGAGAGCCTGCGTCTACCATGTCCTGTAGTCCTGTGTGCAAGTTGTTCCTATTTGTGGTCCATTGCTGGTCAGGTATTATACAAAATACATGAGTACACGACCGTGACGGCATGACGGCCGTATGACCCGCGCGTGCCCTGGAACTGGTAGAACGAATGTCTGGCGGCACATGACATTCTCCGTCATGTGCATGGAGGAAAAGAGCTGAGATTCCCCAATTGGGGCCGGATGCTAAGGCAGCAGGTGGGCAACTACTCTTCTAGCTATGTTGCTTTCGTGGTTGCTAATGTAAACTTCCCGATCCAAGTAGTTTGTGTAAAGCGAGATGATTGGTCCTTTGACGATGCATACCTTGAACTTTGTCGAAAGTGATCGCGCCAGTGCCATGTCTTAGAAGCTAAGTCTCCATCTTCACTCCTGATCTCTACCTGAGTTAATTCGGTGGGTAATTAGCTTGTTCGGGGACTTTGTGGCTAGCCTGCTGGAAGAGTCACTAGTCAGGTTACCCCCAGACCCTACAGCAGGGGAGCCCTGGCCTGATGGGGACAGAATCGAAAAGGCCTCGGCTGAATTGGCACACGGCCGCAGCTGTCAGCACGACGAAAGGCTCCCCACCTCCTGATCATCAGATGCCCAGCCATGTGGCCGGCCGGAGCCGGATCAGCTACTCCTCCCGCCTACTGATCTCAGGAGTCAGGAGGCACACGCTCACACTGTCACACACGCAGGCTTCTCCGCCAGCATCATTGCAACAGGAAGGTAGGTCAGCCGGTGGAGAAAGCGGGGCATGGTCCATGGCATTCGACGATGCGGCGGAGCTGTTCCGTTTTTGGACCCATCTCGATCCTCCTCCCCCGTGTCGCCGTCAGCCCCAACAGTTCCGTGGACGGGCGTGGCTTCGCCTCTCCGATCGCCCGGGCTAATTCGGACTTTCCTGTTGTAAGCGAGGTGTGATAGCTGAGCGAGCGGAGCCGGAGTGTGGTGGATCCTACGGGGGTTTCTTTCGGGGGACAGGAAAGTATAACGCCATGTGGCGGCATTAACTCCCCTCTCGCTCGCTGTTAAGCAAGAAACCCATCATCCACTGATGGCGGAACTGATGTGCGtgcggctgcagcggcggcggcagcaaccgTGCTCTGTTGCGGTAAAAGAAGAGAAGTGCATGGACCCTCATGCGAAATTACCTAGGAGTATAATCAGATTAACCAAGATCGTGGTTACACTTCTACGTAGTACGGAGTGATAAATAAAGTTCTGTTTCTGCACGGCTGGGTCACAGGCGCTTGGTTGCACGGCTCACCCACCGGCACCCAACAACGCAATTTTTACTCGTCCACAGAGGGATCAGAGCGGCCTGTGTGCTCTCCGGCCTTTTCTAATGGCGATTCGAAACATACCCGAGTCCTGAAGGAAGAATTGTTCCGAGGGTTGGTCGACACGAAACTTAaaccctttttttaaaaaaaaaaatcggaaAGGAAATTCTCTAGTCTTTTGAGGGTACCAGCGATGattaaaaattggaaaaaagcAACGGGAGTTGACGTAAGGGAGAACCGTACGTCCGATCCTCTGCCTGTGCACGCTCCAGCTTTTCAAACGGTGTGAAAAAAGCGGGGCGACAGACCCAACCGGACACCAACCGGGGCACGCAATCACCAAATTCTACCGTCACGCCGCCGCGTCAGTAATAACAATCAGTAAAAAAAACTACTAAGATGCAGGGGATGAACGCGCGCTCACAGAATGACAGAAGGTTTCGATCAATTTCAAACAGCCGGGCGGGCTCGTGatcatcaagaaagaaagggatcGATCGCACGCAGCAGGAAAAGAGATGGAAGCGTCCGGACGTACCTTGGCGGCGAGGACCTGGACGCCGGCGTACTTGACGTCCCAGCTGAACTCGGTCATGGCCCAGCCGACGCCGCCGAAGGATTCGGCCCTGTCGACGGCGTAGCGGAGGTACTCGGCGCGCCCGGTGGCGCGGTGCAGCCACAGCGCCGCCCACAGCAGCTCGTCGCGGTACCCGCTCACGGACGCGTAGTAGCTCCGCACCTCCGCGATGCTGCTGTCGTACGTGCCCTGGTACCTGTCGCCGAACTCGAACAGCTGCCACCGTACGCGTACGTCGTGTACGTGTACGgtgtacacacacacacacacagagtgAGATGGATACCAGGAGGAACTGAGACAGGGTGTGATGGGCAGGCAATCGATCCAATATCCCAATCAATCGATCGATACACGACTCACCTGCTGGGCGTGGTGCAGTAGGAGGTGGGAGTAATGCGGGTTGGAGCGGCGGAAgacgatggaggcggcggcgagcgaggcggCGGTCTCGCCGGCGAGGTCGGAGCCCGGGTTGTCCCTGTCGATGCGGTACGCCTGCCGCGACGTCGTCATGTCCTCAGGCCGCTGCCAGCAGTAGTGGTCCGTGTCGCCGTCCCCCACCTGTCAGCCACACGCGCAAGCAGAGCCAGCTCGGGTCATGCTATTAATGGCCGTCATCATTCGTTTTTTACAGCCGCATGGATGGATCGCGCTCGTCCCGGCAGCGAGCAGCAAGCGGCAGTAAATCCCAGCAGCCAGGGGGGCAGTGACTGCGTGTCGAGGCCTCTCGGGCTTTCCCTTTTCTCGTCGCCTCGACCGATCGATCCATGGGATCGTGCGTCGAAGTGGCAAGAACATGGTGACGCACGCAGGCCTAGCAGTAGCAGGTATAGCTAGCTAGAAGATGGAGAAAGGATATAGCAGCCATAGCCAGTAGCCAGTAGGAGAGGATCGGAGGTACCTCGGCCCAGTAGACGAAGGGCTCGGTGTGCGCCTTGACGAAGTAGTCGGTGCCCCACTTGATGGCCTCGAGCGTGTGTCCCcactcgccggcggcgtcgacgtcgtCCCCGAACTCGATGGCGCCCCAGGAGAGCATGGTGACGGTGAAGGCCATGGGCAGGCCGAACTTGACGTGGTCGCCGGCGTCGTAGTATCCGCCGACGAGGTCCACCCCCTGCTGCAGCCCGTCGGTGAGGCCCGAGTGGCCCCGCCACGGCACCCGCTGGTTGTGCGGCAGCCGCCCCGACCGCTGCGCCTCGAAGTAGAGCAGGCTCTTGGACAGCGCCACCCCGtagtccaccgccgccgccggctcctcctccccgccggcggcctccgcgACGGCGTACGCCGCCTGCAGCGCTGCGGCCACCAGGAGGAGCGCCTGGATTGCGGCGGCGCGGACGCTGCCTGCAGGTGCCGGCCGCCGGGCGCGGCCACGGCTCATGgccagcgcgcgcgcgcaccgcACCCACGCTCTGTGTACTAATTCCCAGTGCCTGGCGCGCCGCGCGTACAGGTATTTGGGGGGGAGGACGCGGTCTCGCTTGGCTGTCTCTCTTCCTTGGGCCGGGCACACTCTGTTTCCCTCTGTCCTCTCCTCTTTATTCTTGCGCTGCGTCTGCGTTGCGTTGCGTTGCGTCTCTAGGACGGATGCCGGAGCCGGATGGGTGTTGTCTGCGCCCGGGTCAGCCAGCCAGCCACTGGCGATCGATCCGCGCAGGCAAGGCCGCTCGGGGCGCGCTCCGCTTTCCAGGTGTGCGAGAAATGATCGGCGGGCCCCGCGCACGCACGCAGCGGCCGCGCATGCGGAGCACACTCCCCCGCCCCCCGCGACACCTACGCGCGCGCGCGGTGACAGACAGCCCTGAAACCGCGTGTTCCGGAGCGCGAGCTCGCCCTCACCTCACCCTCCCGCGAGTGCGCCGGCTGGTTGGGTTAGACGGTGAAACCCgggggggcggcgcgcggcgggtggttgggcgggcgggcggatcGGCGATTTGCGCGCGGCCTGGCGACCGAGAGGGGGCGTCGGCTTGTTGGTAGCGGCATTAATGCTAGTGGCAAGGATGGAATGAGCGAGGGGTGCAGTGGGTTACGTTCGTTTGACCGCCCCGACGTGCCAATGCTCCTGagtccacgccgccggccggcgtccACCCTGCCTGCTGCCCCTGCGCCCTGATGCCGCTGCTGTGAAATTCTTGGGGGACCAAGCTGATGAGCAGCAATTTTGGGTGTCGGGTGcttggggagggaggaggacgagggaggATGAATTGCGCTGCCGTACGAAGTTGGtcggagggccggccgggggctgGACCGCGGCCGGATCCGATGAGCTTCGTGACGTCTGCCTTACGTACTCCGTGTGCATCCGAAAGCGATCATCCTAACCTCGACAGATGGCGTGTACTGCAGCGCGCGACAACGGAGCTCTAGGCCAAAACATCATCTACCTGTAAACGCCTACTAGCTGCAGGGTGTATCCACTATCCAGTATCCATTTTCAGGCGTCCCCCGCGTTGAAGGCGTGCGATCGAATAAGCCTCTGCGGACGCGCCGACGAGCGGAAGCGGACGAAAGGAGTGGATGGAATGGAACAGCGGCCACTATCGCGACATGCAACAGCCAACAGCTCGTGCGTACGCTAACCTGCCGTTCGCTCGTTTGCAATGGCTAGCGTTGCCGTGCCCACATTACCCCGCGGAAGCGGCCGGGCTATAGCAGCAGCGACCAACGCGAAGCCATCCAAATATTCTTTAGTCTCCGATGACGTCCACGCCACATCACCGCCGGCAACCGATGATGATCTATCCTGGGCGATCGAGCCGGGACGTTCGCTCGcgcgtggtggtggcagcggcacgCTACGTGTCCGCGACCCCGCGTACGTGCACGGCGACCAGATC from Setaria italica strain Yugu1 chromosome II, Setaria_italica_v2.0, whole genome shotgun sequence encodes the following:
- the LOC101784247 gene encoding endoglucanase 22, with product MSRGRARRPAPAGSVRAAAIQALLLVAAALQAAYAVAEAAGGEEEPAAAVDYGVALSKSLLYFEAQRSGRLPHNQRVPWRGHSGLTDGLQQGVDLVGGYYDAGDHVKFGLPMAFTVTMLSWGAIEFGDDVDAAGEWGHTLEAIKWGTDYFVKAHTEPFVYWAEVGDGDTDHYCWQRPEDMTTSRQAYRIDRDNPGSDLAGETAASLAAASIVFRRSNPHYSHLLLHHAQQLFEFGDRYQGTYDSSIAEVRSYYASVSGYRDELLWAALWLHRATGRAEYLRYAVDRAESFGGVGWAMTEFSWDVKYAGVQVLAAKLLLEGDPQALPHRAVLEQYKAKAEHYLCACLGLNGGNGNGSDNVERSPGGMLYVRQWNNLQYVSSAAFLLTAYSRYLSDSAGPLLLRCPRGAAAPADLLALARSQADYILGRNPLGLSYMVGYGRRYPVRVHHRGASIVAHKANNRFIGCMQGFDDWFGRGRANPNVLAGAIVGGPNCRDEFRDDRGNYMQTEACTYNTAPMVGVFARLHRLAAATAAPEGCGRGTADEAAECR